Proteins found in one Nitratiruptor sp. SB155-2 genomic segment:
- a CDS encoding peroxiredoxin: MLVTKKAPDFTAPAVMPDNTINENFNLYENIGEKGAVLFFYPLDFTFVCPSEIIAFDHRLDEFKKRGINVIGCSVDSHYTHLAWKNTPVEKGGIGNIRYPLVADLTKQIAKDYDVLLEEAGVALRGSFLIDKDGTIRHCVINDLPLGRNIDEMIRMVDAMEFANEHGEVCPAEWEKGKEAMKPTPEGVAEYLAKHADEL; this comes from the coding sequence ATGCTCGTTACTAAAAAAGCACCTGACTTTACGGCACCAGCAGTTATGCCGGACAATACAATCAATGAAAACTTCAATCTCTATGAGAACATTGGAGAAAAAGGAGCGGTACTCTTTTTCTATCCACTCGATTTTACTTTCGTATGTCCAAGCGAAATCATCGCCTTCGATCACAGACTTGATGAATTCAAAAAAAGAGGCATCAATGTCATCGGATGTTCTGTAGACAGCCACTATACACACCTCGCATGGAAAAATACGCCTGTAGAAAAAGGTGGTATCGGAAATATTCGGTACCCACTCGTAGCGGATCTTACAAAGCAGATCGCAAAAGATTACGATGTTTTGCTTGAAGAGGCTGGAGTTGCTCTTCGAGGAAGTTTTCTAATCGATAAAGATGGAACAATCCGACACTGTGTTATCAATGACCTTCCTCTAGGAAGAAACATCGATGAGATGATTCGAATGGTGGATGCTATGGAGTTTGCAAATGAACACGGTGAAGTGTGCCCAGCTGAGTGGGAAAAAGGAAAAGAGGCTATGAAACCTACACCAGAAGGTGTTGCAGAGTATCTTGCAAAACACGCAGACGAACTTTAA
- the metK gene encoding methionine adenosyltransferase → MAREFLFTSESVTEGHPDKMADQISDAILDYIIERDPNARVACETLLSNGFAIIAGELKTTTYAPMQDIVREVIREIGYTDALYGFDYRSAGVLNGVGEQSPDINQGVDQAGGEIGAGDQGLMFGYACKETDVLMPLPITMAHRLTQELANARKEGVLPFLRPDGKAQVTVQYVDGKPKKIKTIVISTQHDPDVSYNRLKDAVIEEIVYKVIPKELIADDIVYHINPTGRFVIGGPQGDAGLTGRKIIVDTYGGSCPHGGGAFSGKDPTKVDRSGAYAARYVAKNLVASGACEKATVQIAYAIGVVEPVSIMVDSHGTAKVPDEKLEACVRDLFDLTPRGIIKTLDLLRPIYRKTAAYGHFGRELPEFTWEKTDKADEISDYLKIR, encoded by the coding sequence ATGGCAAGGGAATTTCTCTTTACATCCGAATCGGTAACAGAAGGTCACCCAGACAAGATGGCAGATCAGATTAGTGATGCCATTTTGGACTATATCATTGAAAGAGACCCCAATGCAAGGGTAGCTTGTGAAACGTTACTGAGTAACGGATTTGCAATCATTGCCGGCGAACTAAAAACAACTACTTATGCACCTATGCAGGATATTGTCCGTGAAGTGATACGAGAAATTGGTTACACGGATGCGTTGTATGGCTTTGATTATCGAAGTGCAGGGGTATTGAATGGTGTAGGTGAGCAGTCTCCAGACATCAATCAAGGTGTCGATCAAGCGGGAGGTGAGATAGGTGCTGGCGATCAAGGATTGATGTTTGGATACGCTTGTAAAGAGACGGATGTCTTGATGCCACTTCCTATCACTATGGCTCATAGATTGACGCAAGAACTTGCCAATGCGAGAAAAGAGGGTGTTCTACCATTTTTACGACCAGACGGGAAAGCTCAAGTAACAGTCCAGTATGTTGACGGTAAACCAAAAAAGATTAAAACAATCGTTATATCAACCCAACACGATCCAGATGTAAGTTACAATCGCCTAAAAGATGCTGTTATTGAAGAAATAGTCTATAAGGTAATTCCGAAAGAGCTCATTGCTGACGATATCGTATATCATATCAATCCAACGGGACGATTTGTCATTGGAGGACCACAAGGGGATGCAGGACTTACAGGGAGAAAAATTATTGTCGATACCTATGGAGGAAGCTGTCCTCACGGTGGTGGTGCATTTAGTGGAAAAGATCCTACAAAAGTGGATAGAAGTGGGGCCTATGCTGCCCGATACGTAGCCAAAAATTTGGTTGCAAGTGGAGCATGTGAAAAAGCCACCGTACAGATAGCGTATGCAATAGGTGTTGTTGAACCAGTATCGATCATGGTAGATAGTCATGGAACTGCCAAAGTTCCCGATGAGAAACTTGAGGCATGTGTGCGAGACCTCTTTGATCTTACACCAAGAGGTATCATCAAAACACTTGATCTTTTGCGACCGATTTACAGAAAAACGGCTGCCTATGGTCATTTTGGGCGTGAACTGCCCGAGTTCACATGGGAAAAAACCGATAAGGCTGATGAAATTTCAGACTATTTAAAAATAAGGTAA
- a CDS encoding 4Fe-4S dicluster domain-containing protein — translation MAVLITDICINCGACIDECPVEAIVDDEDNPTGEEIYYVYPDKCVECVGYHDTPACAEACPTEGCIVWDKCYEGMPCREDVPADARESHQPVIE, via the coding sequence ATGGCGGTATTGATTACTGATATCTGTATCAACTGTGGAGCATGTATAGATGAGTGTCCGGTTGAGGCAATCGTAGACGATGAGGACAATCCAACAGGAGAAGAGATTTATTACGTATATCCAGATAAATGTGTAGAATGTGTAGGGTATCATGATACGCCTGCATGTGCGGAAGCTTGTCCAACTGAAGGATGTATCGTTTGGGACAAATGTTATGAAGGAATGCCTTGCCGAGAAGACGTTCCTGCAGATGCTAGAGAGAGTCATCAACCAGTTATCGAGTAA
- the ndk gene encoding nucleoside-diphosphate kinase: MERTLSIIKPDAVAKNVIGKIIDRFETNGLRIAAMKKIQLSKNDAAKFYEVHKERPFFNDLVDYMTSGPVVVMVLEGENAVAKNRELMGATDPKEAKPGTIRADFAESIEANAVHGSDSLENAQKEIAFFFAQREIL; this comes from the coding sequence ATGGAAAGAACACTCTCAATTATCAAGCCAGATGCCGTAGCGAAAAATGTAATCGGTAAAATTATCGATCGATTTGAAACAAATGGTCTCAGAATTGCTGCTATGAAAAAGATTCAGCTTTCAAAAAATGATGCAGCAAAATTTTATGAAGTTCACAAAGAAAGACCTTTCTTTAACGATCTTGTAGATTACATGACAAGTGGTCCTGTAGTCGTTATGGTATTGGAAGGGGAGAATGCCGTTGCAAAAAATAGAGAATTGATGGGTGCAACTGATCCTAAAGAAGCGAAACCTGGGACAATACGAGCAGATTTTGCTGAAAGTATCGAAGCAAATGCGGTACATGGGAGTGACAGTTTGGAAAATGCACAAAAAGAGATAGCTTTCTTTTTTGCACAAAGGGAAATTCTTTAA
- the rpmF gene encoding 50S ribosomal protein L32, with product MAVPKRRVSKTRAAKRRTHYKIKLVKPVKDKDGTWKLPHHVNPTTGEYK from the coding sequence ATGGCAGTACCTAAGAGAAGAGTGAGTAAAACAAGAGCGGCTAAGAGAAGAACACACTACAAAATAAAACTTGTCAAACCTGTGAAAGATAAAGATGGTACTTGGAAACTACCACATCATGTAAATCCGACAACAGGCGAATATAAGTAA
- the plsX gene encoding phosphate acyltransferase PlsX, translating into MVRIAVDAMGGDFGPYPIIEGTILALKENPNFKAILVGHKEKIQTLIPHKYNNRIEIVHAEDVIRMDEAATEALKRKESSIYKAVELVRTGEAEGVVSAGHSGATMSLATLRIGRLKNVSRPAIATLMPTYKNKKSLVLDVGANVDCKPEHLFEFGVMGEAYATAIMNVDKPKVGLLSNGEEETKGNELTKNAFTMLKSLPTFIGNVEGNNIFDGSVDVIVCDGFTGNIVLKTSEGVADAISKLMKANIKKTPIRMAGALMMKKVFRSLKKEIDYSEYGGAPLIGVKGCTIISHGKSTPKAIKNAIYQAITYIKSDINTKIEKRLEEVTPKG; encoded by the coding sequence ATGGTCAGGATTGCAGTTGATGCAATGGGTGGGGACTTTGGTCCTTATCCTATCATAGAAGGAACAATTCTTGCTTTAAAAGAAAATCCCAACTTTAAAGCAATTCTTGTTGGTCATAAAGAAAAAATCCAAACACTCATACCCCACAAATATAACAATCGTATTGAAATTGTCCATGCAGAAGATGTTATCCGTATGGATGAAGCTGCTACAGAAGCTTTAAAAAGGAAAGAGAGTTCGATTTATAAAGCTGTTGAGCTTGTCAGAACTGGTGAAGCTGAAGGTGTGGTTTCTGCAGGCCATAGCGGAGCAACGATGAGTTTGGCAACTCTACGTATAGGAAGATTGAAAAACGTAAGCCGTCCAGCTATAGCTACATTGATGCCAACATATAAAAATAAAAAAAGCCTTGTATTGGATGTAGGTGCCAATGTAGATTGTAAACCGGAGCATCTTTTTGAATTTGGCGTAATGGGTGAGGCATACGCAACGGCTATCATGAATGTAGATAAGCCGAAGGTGGGACTACTTTCCAATGGTGAAGAAGAGACCAAGGGGAATGAGTTGACCAAGAATGCCTTCACAATGCTTAAATCTTTACCTACATTCATAGGCAATGTTGAAGGAAACAATATATTTGATGGTAGCGTCGACGTTATCGTTTGTGACGGATTCACAGGCAATATCGTTTTAAAAACGAGCGAGGGTGTGGCAGATGCTATCAGCAAGCTCATGAAGGCAAATATTAAAAAAACACCTATAAGAATGGCTGGTGCTTTGATGATGAAGAAAGTATTTCGATCATTGAAAAAAGAGATCGATTATAGTGAATATGGTGGGGCACCTTTAATTGGTGTGAAAGGATGTACGATTATTTCTCATGGAAAAAGTACTCCAAAAGCTATAAAAAATGCTATCTATCAAGCTATAACGTATATAAAGTCTGATATCAATACAAAAATAGAGAAACGTCTGGAAGAGGTCACTCCAAAAGGATAA
- a CDS encoding beta-ketoacyl-ACP synthase III has product MYAALKSIGAYVPNNILTNQDLEKMVDTSDEWITKRTGIKTRHIANKDESTSDLGVQAAKLAIQRAGIDKHDIDMIICATISPDYFCMPSTACMIARKLDIANIPAFDISAACSGFIYALANAKAFIESGMAKNILIAGAEKLSAIVDYTDRTTCILFGDGAGAAIISATEKKEEAIVDVNIAADGKYYDYLITPGCGTNEPCSEEVLKERACFIKMKGNETFKVAVKTLTNDVIEILEKNGVTPEEITYFVPHQANYRILNAVASALKLKEEQLVMTVSKYGNTSSASIPMAINDLYEAGKLHYKDTLLLDAFGGGFTWGSAIVPFAGLPN; this is encoded by the coding sequence TTGTACGCTGCATTGAAATCTATTGGGGCTTATGTTCCAAATAATATCCTCACAAATCAAGATCTTGAAAAGATGGTTGATACGAGTGATGAGTGGATTACGAAAAGAACGGGCATTAAAACAAGACATATAGCCAATAAAGATGAATCTACAAGCGATTTGGGCGTACAAGCTGCGAAACTCGCTATCCAACGAGCAGGGATTGATAAACACGATATCGATATGATCATCTGTGCCACCATTTCCCCTGATTATTTTTGTATGCCTTCTACTGCATGTATGATTGCCAGAAAACTGGACATTGCCAATATACCAGCTTTTGATATAAGTGCAGCTTGTAGTGGTTTTATTTATGCATTGGCCAATGCTAAAGCCTTCATCGAATCGGGTATGGCGAAAAATATTTTAATCGCAGGAGCCGAAAAGCTCAGTGCTATCGTGGATTATACGGACAGAACAACCTGTATTTTATTTGGGGACGGTGCAGGAGCAGCTATTATAAGCGCTACAGAAAAAAAAGAAGAAGCTATAGTTGATGTAAATATTGCAGCGGATGGGAAGTATTACGATTATCTCATTACTCCAGGATGCGGTACTAACGAACCATGTAGTGAAGAAGTGCTGAAAGAGAGAGCATGTTTTATCAAAATGAAAGGCAATGAAACATTCAAAGTGGCAGTGAAAACACTCACTAATGACGTTATAGAAATTTTAGAAAAAAATGGGGTGACACCAGAAGAGATAACATATTTTGTGCCACATCAAGCTAATTACCGTATATTAAATGCTGTCGCTTCTGCTTTGAAATTAAAAGAAGAACAGTTGGTGATGACTGTCAGTAAATACGGCAACACCTCTTCCGCATCAATTCCTATGGCAATCAACGATTTATATGAAGCAGGAAAACTCCACTACAAAGATACACTATTGCTAGATGCTTTTGGTGGCGGATTTACGTGGGGCAGTGCCATAGTCCCTTTTGCCGGTTTGCCCAATTAA
- a CDS encoding AAA family ATPase has translation MHQLIQSIKNEVKKVVIGQERMVDGLILGLLCDGHILLEGVPGLAKTTTVNALAKTLGLQFKRVQFTPDLLPSDIIGTEIYDPAKNEFKIKRGPVFTNLLLADEINRAPAKVQSALLEVMQERQVTIGDETFTIDRPFLVMATQNPVEQEGAYNLPEAQLDRFMMKIVVGYNTKEEELEIARRVANNAFGTIEKVASKEDLELLKEEAKNIHVDKEVEEYMVDLVFATRYPENYGLKEIKNYIAFGASPRASIDLFKAAKALAYMRGKDHVTPLEVAYIAKEVLRHRIILSYEGEAEGISADTIIEKVLEAVPIP, from the coding sequence ATGCACCAACTGATACAAAGTATTAAAAACGAGGTGAAAAAGGTCGTTATTGGTCAGGAGAGAATGGTTGACGGGCTCATTCTTGGCCTTTTATGTGATGGCCATATACTTTTAGAGGGTGTACCCGGTCTTGCGAAGACCACTACCGTCAACGCGCTTGCAAAGACTCTTGGATTGCAATTTAAACGTGTGCAGTTCACTCCAGATTTACTTCCTAGTGATATCATCGGTACTGAGATCTATGATCCGGCCAAAAATGAATTTAAGATAAAAAGAGGCCCCGTTTTTACAAACTTGCTTCTTGCGGACGAAATCAACAGAGCTCCAGCTAAAGTGCAATCAGCCCTGCTTGAAGTGATGCAGGAAAGACAGGTAACGATCGGTGACGAGACCTTTACGATAGATCGACCTTTTTTAGTCATGGCGACGCAAAACCCGGTAGAGCAAGAAGGAGCTTACAATCTTCCAGAAGCCCAGCTCGATCGTTTCATGATGAAAATAGTTGTTGGATATAACACGAAGGAAGAAGAGCTCGAAATTGCAAGAAGGGTCGCGAACAATGCATTCGGCACCATAGAGAAAGTGGCATCAAAAGAGGATTTGGAGCTTTTGAAAGAGGAGGCCAAAAATATTCATGTGGATAAAGAAGTTGAAGAGTATATGGTTGATCTCGTTTTTGCGACGAGGTATCCTGAAAATTACGGCTTAAAGGAGATCAAAAATTACATTGCTTTTGGTGCGAGTCCAAGGGCGAGTATCGATCTATTTAAAGCAGCTAAGGCGCTTGCGTACATGCGTGGTAAAGATCATGTCACTCCGCTAGAAGTTGCTTATATCGCAAAAGAGGTTCTCAGACATAGGATCATTCTCAGTTACGAAGGGGAGGCAGAAGGAATTTCAGCCGATACCATTATAGAAAAGGTGTTGGAGGCTGTGCCAATTCCATGA
- a CDS encoding DUF58 domain-containing protein yields MMDKQVKKLLIKAKKQVFTEIPGNNPSLFKGEGFDFVELREYQPGEDVKKIDWLVTAKMQKPYVKLYQEERELNVVVALMMSGSTYFGTKRFKYETMAETAALIGYAAIKNQDNFSYVLYADKEYDAIAPTKHPQAVARCVDKAFHFVSLGKKADFDSLARRLFRIKRKSILFIISDFLNSFDLKVLAKKHEVVAVVVRDRFEEEPDPIGFMTLIDPETKESFMVDFEGLTLKNYQKEIKRRDHFMYEQFKKSGIRFTKIYTDEDPFIKLVKLFGQR; encoded by the coding sequence ATGATGGATAAACAGGTCAAAAAGCTTTTGATAAAAGCGAAAAAACAGGTTTTTACAGAGATTCCTGGCAATAATCCAAGCCTTTTTAAGGGTGAAGGGTTCGATTTTGTAGAGCTTCGTGAGTATCAACCCGGTGAAGATGTGAAGAAGATCGATTGGCTTGTTACTGCCAAGATGCAAAAGCCTTATGTGAAGCTGTATCAGGAAGAGCGTGAGTTGAATGTAGTTGTAGCTTTGATGATGAGTGGGAGCACCTATTTTGGAACGAAGCGATTCAAATATGAAACAATGGCCGAAACAGCGGCACTTATAGGATATGCAGCGATAAAAAACCAAGACAATTTCAGCTACGTTTTGTATGCAGACAAAGAGTATGATGCCATTGCTCCCACGAAACATCCACAAGCGGTAGCGAGGTGTGTAGATAAAGCGTTCCATTTCGTATCGTTAGGAAAAAAGGCGGATTTTGATAGTTTGGCAAGACGCCTCTTTCGAATAAAGAGAAAATCGATTCTCTTTATAATTAGTGATTTTCTAAACTCTTTCGATTTGAAAGTTTTGGCAAAGAAGCATGAAGTTGTGGCTGTCGTGGTACGGGATCGATTTGAAGAGGAGCCTGATCCAATTGGGTTCATGACGCTGATAGATCCTGAGACGAAAGAGAGTTTTATGGTTGACTTTGAAGGGTTGACACTGAAAAACTATCAAAAAGAGATCAAAAGAAGAGATCATTTTATGTATGAACAGTTTAAAAAGAGTGGGATCAGGTTTACAAAAATCTATACCGATGAAGATCCTTTCATCAAATTGGTGAAACTTTTTGGACAAAGATGA